Below is a window of Verrucomicrobiota bacterium DNA.
CTGGGAGACGTGCTTTCGGCAGGAATGCCGATGTGGAAGTTTATTCCAAACAGATTTCTCACATGGCTGGAAAACAATGTTTTCGGCACTCATATTTCAGACTATCATAACGGTTACAGGGCATACTCAGTTGAGTTTTTGAAACAGATTCCGCTAGACCTCCTCTCAAATAAATTTGATTTTGATACTGACATAATGATCCAGGGGGCAATCAGGAATAGCAAAATTGGAGAGATAGCCCATCCAACAAGATATCTCGATGAGAACTCGCAGATGTCATTTGGCAAAGGCATTATTTATGGGCTATGCATTTTAAAAACTGTATCCAAATTTTTGCTGCACAAGGCACGGATTCAACGCCAAAAGGTTTATGAGGCACATTAGGAACAACTCATGCCTATAAAAAC
It encodes the following:
- a CDS encoding glycosyltransferase family 2 protein is translated as MEKPYIIAIVPAFNVAPILKKTIEEIPADSFREIIVVDDASTDDTASVARQLGVIVITHLENTGYGGAQKTGYKKAIELGAEGVVMVHGDNQYDPTIADQFAKKISQEGYELVTGSRMILGDVLSAGMPMWKFIPNRFLTWLENNVFGTHISDYHNGYRAYSVEFLKQIPLDLLSNKFDFDTDIMIQGAIRNSKIGEIAHPTRYLDENSQMSFGKGIIYGLCILKTVSKFLLHKARIQRQKVYEAH